A genomic window from Pseudomonas alcaligenes includes:
- the lon gene encoding endopeptidase La, whose protein sequence is MNDQDNTPEIIEAKTTSLALPGQTLPDKLYVIPIHNRPFFPAQVLPVIVNEEHWAETLELVANTEHKCLALFYVDQPVTDPRHFDTASLPEHGTLVRVHHASRGDGKLQFVAQGLGRVRVRGWLKRHRPPYLAEVDYPQSPADPRDEVKAYAMALINAIKELLPLNPLYSEELKNYLNRFGPNDPSPLTDFAAALTTATPAELQEVLDCVPILRRMEKVLPLLRKEVEVARLQNELSAEVNRKIGEHQRQFFLKEQLKVIQQELGITKDDRSADADEFRARLAGKTLPAQAQKRIDEELGKLAILETGSPEYAVTRNYLDWATSVPWGVLGADKLDLAHARRVLDKHHAGMDDIKARITEFLAVGAFKGEIAGSIVLLVGPPGVGKTSIGKSIAESLGRPFYRFSVGGMRDEAEIKGHRRTYIGAMPGKLVQALKEVEVMNPVIMLDEIDKMGASYQGDPASALLETLDPEQNVEFLDHYLDLRLDLSKVLFVCTANTLDSIPGPLLDRMEVIRLSGYIAEEKLAIAKQHLWPRQLAKAGVKKAQLAISDAALRAVIEGYAREAGVRQLEKQLGKLVRKAVVRLLDEPGSKVRIGPRDLEGYLGMPLFRGEQVIEGTGVITGLAWTSLGGATLPIEATRIHTLNRGFKLTGQLGEVMKESAEIAYSYVTANLKKYGGDANFFDQAFIHLHVPEGATPKDGPSAGISMASALLSLARNQAPKKGVAMTGELTLTGQVLAIGGVREKVIAARRQKLHELILPEANRGDFLELPDYLREGLTVHFARRYAEVARVLFD, encoded by the coding sequence ATGAACGATCAGGACAACACGCCGGAAATCATCGAAGCCAAGACCACCAGCCTGGCCCTGCCCGGGCAGACGCTGCCGGACAAGCTATACGTCATCCCCATCCACAACCGCCCGTTCTTCCCCGCGCAGGTGCTGCCGGTCATCGTCAACGAGGAACACTGGGCCGAGACCCTGGAGCTGGTGGCCAACACCGAGCACAAGTGCCTGGCGCTGTTCTACGTCGACCAGCCGGTGACCGACCCGCGCCACTTCGACACCGCCAGCCTGCCCGAGCACGGCACCCTGGTGCGCGTGCACCACGCCAGCCGTGGCGACGGCAAGCTGCAGTTCGTCGCCCAGGGCCTGGGGCGGGTGCGCGTGCGCGGCTGGCTCAAGCGCCATCGCCCGCCCTACCTGGCCGAGGTGGACTATCCGCAGAGTCCGGCTGACCCGCGCGACGAGGTCAAGGCCTATGCCATGGCGCTGATCAACGCGATCAAGGAGCTGCTGCCGCTCAACCCGCTGTACAGCGAGGAGCTGAAGAACTACCTCAACCGCTTCGGCCCCAATGACCCGTCGCCACTCACCGACTTCGCCGCCGCGCTGACCACCGCCACCCCTGCCGAGCTGCAGGAGGTGCTGGACTGCGTGCCGATCCTGCGGCGCATGGAGAAAGTGCTGCCGCTGCTGCGCAAGGAAGTGGAGGTGGCACGCCTGCAGAACGAGCTGTCCGCCGAGGTCAACCGCAAGATCGGCGAGCACCAGCGCCAGTTCTTCCTCAAGGAACAGCTCAAGGTGATCCAGCAGGAGCTGGGCATTACCAAGGACGACCGCAGCGCCGACGCCGACGAGTTCCGCGCCCGCCTGGCCGGCAAGACCCTGCCAGCCCAGGCGCAGAAGCGCATCGACGAGGAGCTCGGCAAGCTGGCCATCCTCGAGACCGGCTCGCCGGAATACGCGGTGACGCGCAACTACCTGGACTGGGCCACCAGCGTGCCCTGGGGCGTGCTCGGCGCGGACAAGCTCGACCTCGCGCACGCGCGCCGGGTATTGGACAAGCACCACGCCGGCATGGACGACATCAAGGCGCGCATCACCGAATTCCTCGCCGTCGGCGCCTTCAAGGGCGAGATCGCCGGCAGCATCGTGCTGCTGGTCGGCCCGCCCGGCGTGGGCAAGACCAGCATCGGCAAGTCCATCGCCGAATCGCTGGGGCGGCCCTTCTACCGCTTCAGCGTCGGCGGCATGCGCGACGAGGCGGAGATCAAGGGCCACCGCCGCACCTACATCGGCGCCATGCCCGGCAAGCTGGTGCAGGCGCTCAAGGAAGTCGAGGTGATGAACCCGGTGATCATGCTCGACGAGATCGACAAGATGGGTGCCAGCTACCAGGGCGACCCGGCCTCGGCGCTGCTGGAAACCCTCGACCCGGAGCAGAACGTCGAATTCCTCGACCACTACCTGGACCTGCGCCTGGACCTGTCCAAGGTACTGTTCGTCTGCACCGCCAACACCCTGGACTCCATCCCCGGCCCGCTGCTCGACCGCATGGAGGTGATCCGCCTGTCCGGCTACATCGCCGAGGAGAAGCTGGCCATCGCCAAGCAGCACCTGTGGCCGCGCCAGCTGGCCAAGGCGGGCGTGAAGAAGGCCCAGCTCGCCATCAGCGATGCCGCGCTGCGCGCGGTGATCGAGGGCTACGCCCGCGAGGCCGGCGTGCGCCAGCTGGAGAAACAGCTGGGCAAGCTGGTGCGCAAGGCGGTGGTCAGACTGCTCGACGAGCCGGGCAGCAAGGTCCGGATCGGCCCCAGGGACCTGGAAGGCTACCTCGGCATGCCGCTGTTCCGCGGCGAGCAGGTCATCGAAGGCACCGGGGTGATCACCGGCCTGGCCTGGACCAGCCTGGGTGGCGCCACACTGCCGATCGAGGCCACGCGCATCCACACCCTCAACCGCGGCTTCAAGCTCACCGGCCAGCTCGGCGAAGTGATGAAGGAATCGGCGGAGATCGCCTACAGCTACGTGACCGCCAACCTGAAGAAGTATGGTGGCGATGCGAATTTCTTCGACCAGGCCTTCATCCACCTGCACGTGCCCGAGGGCGCCACGCCCAAGGACGGCCCCAGCGCCGGCATCAGCATGGCCAGTGCCCTGCTCTCCCTGGCGCGCAACCAGGCGCCGAAGAAGGGCGTGGCGATGACCGGCGAGCTGACCCTGACCGGCCAGGTGCTGGCCATCGGCGGCGTGCGCGAGAAGGTGATCGCCGCGCGCCGGCAGAAGCTCCACGAGCTGATCCTGCCGGAGGCCAACCGCGGCGACTTCCTCGAACTGCCGGACTACCTGCGCGAAGGGCTGACCGTGCACTTTGCCAGGCGCTACGCCGAGGTGGCCCGGGTGCTGTTCGACTGA
- a CDS encoding lysoplasmalogenase family protein: MRPLLLLVALAGTTLFLLGLHLDLKWLTLLSKPVPVLCLLLWLRAAPAGAYRRWIAIGLGLSLLGDLLLEWPADLFVFGLGAFLLAHLAYLAAYLGDTRRLAPFDLLIAATAAGGMFFVLSRAGLGTLLAPVALYSLAIGAMLWRALARVGVVAPRSAWLAAGGAALFVLSDSLIGINRFVAPFDGARYAIILSYWLGQLGIAASAVVLASRQIRGTVCSAG, translated from the coding sequence ATGCGCCCATTGCTCCTGCTCGTCGCCCTCGCCGGCACCACCCTGTTCCTGCTCGGCCTGCACCTCGACCTCAAGTGGCTGACCCTGCTCAGCAAACCCGTGCCGGTGCTGTGCCTGCTGCTCTGGCTGCGCGCCGCACCGGCCGGCGCCTACCGACGCTGGATCGCCATCGGCCTGGGCCTGTCGCTGCTCGGCGACCTGCTGCTGGAATGGCCGGCCGACCTCTTCGTGTTCGGCCTGGGCGCCTTCCTGCTCGCGCACCTGGCCTACCTGGCGGCCTACCTAGGCGATACCCGCCGCCTGGCGCCCTTCGACCTGCTGATCGCGGCGACGGCGGCCGGCGGCATGTTTTTCGTGCTCAGCCGCGCCGGGCTCGGCACCCTGCTGGCGCCCGTGGCGCTGTACAGCCTGGCCATCGGCGCCATGCTCTGGCGCGCCCTGGCCAGGGTCGGCGTGGTAGCGCCGCGCTCGGCCTGGCTGGCGGCCGGCGGCGCGGCGCTGTTCGTACTGTCGGACAGCCTGATCGGCATCAACCGCTTCGTCGCACCCTTCGATGGCGCGCGCTACGCCATCATCCTCAGCTACTGGCTGGGCCAACTGGGCATCGCCGCCTCGGCGGTGGTACTGGCCTCGCGACAGATCCGCGGCACTGTCTGCTCAGCGGGCTAG
- a CDS encoding protease inhibitor I42 family protein — translation MKPALRLLLPCTLALLAACGSQPKSGVAVEEKQLGKCPMQLYSGQSLTISLPSNPTTGFRWVVVDAAPGVLRSLSPEVYITPEDAGIVGSAGKSTWRYQAYQAGNGRLLMHYQRPWEVEVAPAKIIDCPISVR, via the coding sequence ATGAAACCTGCCCTGCGCCTGCTGCTGCCCTGCACCCTGGCCCTGCTCGCCGCCTGCGGCTCGCAGCCCAAGTCCGGCGTCGCCGTGGAAGAGAAGCAGCTGGGCAAGTGCCCGATGCAGCTGTACAGCGGCCAGTCGCTGACCATCAGCCTGCCGAGCAACCCCACCACCGGCTTCCGCTGGGTGGTGGTCGATGCCGCGCCAGGCGTGCTGCGCAGCCTGAGCCCGGAGGTCTACATCACCCCGGAGGACGCCGGCATCGTCGGCAGCGCCGGCAAGTCGACGTGGCGCTACCAGGCCTACCAGGCCGGCAACGGCCGCCTGCTGATGCACTACCAGCGCCCCTGGGAAGTCGAGGTGGCGCCGGCCAAGATCATCGACTGCCCGATCAGCGTGCGCTGA
- the rnd gene encoding ribonuclease D: MAIDIQWILDDASLARHCAEWRQLPFVALDTEFMRVDTFYPIAGLLQVGDGQRAYLIDPLEVKDWTPFAELLEDRAVTKVLHSCSEDLEVFLRLTGALPAPLFDTQLAAGYLGIGFSMGYSRLVQEVLGIELPKGETRSDWLQRPLSPTQVSYAAEDAQHLAELYQALLPKLPADKLAWLLEDGAELVANLRRETDPDEAYLEAKLAWKLSPQQLAVLRALCAWRERQARARNQPRNRILREHSLWPLARFQPDNTVALARIEDMHPRTVRQDGETILRLIREAAGLPPEQWPEALPAPLPIEAGALLKKLRAVGQREAERLQMAPELMLRKKSLEALLKSGFPDGPWTLPDNLRGWRRELMGQALLDVLQ; this comes from the coding sequence GTGGCCATCGATATTCAGTGGATCCTCGACGACGCCAGCCTGGCGCGTCACTGCGCCGAGTGGCGGCAGTTGCCCTTCGTCGCCCTCGATACCGAGTTCATGCGGGTCGACACCTTCTACCCCATCGCCGGCCTGCTGCAGGTCGGTGACGGCCAGCGTGCCTACCTGATCGACCCGCTCGAGGTGAAGGACTGGACGCCCTTCGCCGAGCTGCTGGAAGACCGCGCCGTGACCAAGGTGCTGCACTCCTGCAGCGAGGACCTGGAAGTCTTCCTGCGCCTGACCGGCGCGCTGCCGGCGCCGCTGTTCGACACCCAGCTGGCGGCCGGCTACCTCGGCATCGGCTTCTCCATGGGCTATTCGCGTCTGGTGCAGGAGGTGCTCGGCATCGAGCTACCCAAGGGCGAGACCCGTTCCGACTGGCTGCAGCGGCCGCTGTCGCCGACCCAGGTCAGCTACGCCGCCGAGGACGCCCAGCACCTGGCCGAGCTGTACCAGGCTCTGCTGCCGAAGCTGCCGGCGGACAAGCTGGCCTGGCTGCTGGAGGATGGCGCCGAGCTGGTCGCCAACCTGCGTCGCGAGACCGACCCGGACGAGGCCTACCTGGAGGCCAAGCTGGCCTGGAAGCTGTCGCCCCAGCAACTGGCCGTGCTGCGCGCCCTGTGCGCCTGGCGCGAGCGTCAGGCGCGGGCGCGCAACCAGCCGCGCAATCGCATCCTGCGCGAGCACTCGCTGTGGCCACTGGCGCGCTTCCAGCCGGACAACACTGTGGCCCTGGCGCGCATCGAGGACATGCACCCGCGCACCGTGCGCCAGGATGGCGAGACCATCCTGCGGCTGATCCGCGAGGCCGCCGGGCTGCCGCCCGAGCAATGGCCCGAGGCCCTGCCGGCGCCGCTGCCGATCGAGGCCGGCGCGTTGCTGAAGAAGCTGCGCGCGGTGGGCCAGCGCGAGGCCGAGCGCCTGCAGATGGCGCCCGAGCTGATGCTGCGCAAGAAATCCCTCGAAGCCCTGCTCAAGAGCGGCTTCCCCGACGGCCCCTGGACGCTGCCGGACAACCTGCGCGGCTGGCGCCGCGAACTGATGGGCCAAGCCCTGCTGGACGTACTGCAATGA
- a CDS encoding lysophospholipid acyltransferase family protein: MLSLQPAIESANLARRVGVVLGSLLVTFYYCSKVLLRAVSGRLRRADVDRYTRRWSGLLLRLVRMRLSVHGQVPDFNDGRRYILLSSHASHYDIPASFVALPGSIRMLAKKELFGIPIFGAAIRAAEFPSVDRHNRHQAVKDLEQARRMMESGIVLWAAPEGTRSKDGQLLPFKKGCFHLALDTNAIIVPMVFRGIHEVLPARTWRFNLGLPVQLHIGAPIDASRFSPEQLPELMTQTRQSMQALLGEPAPGTPQGLLTEQPV; this comes from the coding sequence ATGCTCAGCCTGCAACCCGCCATCGAAAGCGCCAACCTGGCCCGCCGTGTCGGCGTGGTCCTGGGGTCGCTGCTGGTGACCTTCTACTACTGCAGCAAGGTATTGCTGCGCGCCGTCAGCGGACGCCTGCGGCGCGCCGACGTGGACCGCTACACCCGCCGCTGGTCGGGCCTGCTGCTGCGCCTGGTGCGCATGCGCCTGAGCGTGCACGGCCAGGTGCCGGACTTCAACGACGGGCGGCGCTACATCCTGCTCAGCAGCCACGCCAGCCATTACGACATCCCTGCCAGCTTCGTCGCCCTGCCGGGCTCGATCCGCATGCTGGCGAAGAAGGAGCTGTTCGGCATTCCGATCTTCGGCGCGGCGATCCGCGCTGCCGAGTTCCCCTCGGTGGACCGGCACAACCGTCACCAGGCGGTGAAGGACCTGGAGCAGGCGCGGCGCATGATGGAGAGCGGCATTGTCCTGTGGGCCGCGCCCGAAGGCACGCGCTCGAAGGATGGCCAGCTGCTGCCGTTCAAGAAGGGCTGCTTCCACCTGGCCCTGGACACCAACGCGATCATCGTGCCGATGGTCTTTCGCGGCATTCACGAGGTGCTGCCGGCGCGCACCTGGCGCTTCAATCTGGGCCTGCCGGTGCAGCTGCACATTGGTGCGCCGATCGACGCCAGTCGCTTCAGCCCCGAGCAGTTGCCGGAGCTGATGACGCAGACCCGCCAGAGCATGCAGGCGCTGCTCGGCGAGCCGGCGCCCGGTACGCCCCAGGGGCTGCTGACCGAGCAGCCGGTCTGA
- a CDS encoding SMP-30/gluconolactonase/LRE family protein codes for MKKLLGLLALAIAGAAGYLALTPSPIDPLAWQPRPAPQMTGVLEPNDTLMKAELLARGQIHGPEDTAVDAQGRVYAGLHDGRVVRIGADGKTETFAATGGRPLGMDFDAQGNLILADAYKGLLRIDPAGKIEVLATEAEGGPFVFTDDLDIASDGRIYFTDASSKFQQPDYLLDLLEGRPYGRLMVFDPASGQTRVLLKDLYFANGVALSQNEDFVLVNETYRYRIQRYWLRGDKAGTHDLFADNLPGMPDNLQGDRAGTFWVALPTPRKGDADFLQNQPWIKAQLAKLPRALWPKPASYGLAIALNEQGEIVQSLHDTSGTHLRMVTSVKPVGDYLYLGSLDNDRIGKLKIR; via the coding sequence ATGAAGAAGCTTCTCGGCCTGCTGGCCCTGGCCATCGCCGGCGCTGCCGGCTACCTCGCCCTCACCCCCAGCCCGATCGACCCGCTGGCCTGGCAGCCGCGGCCGGCCCCGCAGATGACCGGCGTGCTGGAGCCCAACGACACCCTGATGAAGGCCGAGCTGCTGGCCCGGGGGCAGATCCACGGCCCGGAAGACACCGCCGTGGATGCCCAGGGCCGGGTCTACGCCGGCCTGCATGACGGGCGCGTCGTGCGCATCGGCGCGGACGGAAAGACGGAAACCTTCGCCGCCACCGGCGGCCGCCCGCTGGGCATGGACTTCGACGCCCAGGGCAACCTGATCCTCGCCGACGCCTACAAGGGCCTGCTGCGCATCGACCCGGCCGGCAAGATCGAGGTGCTGGCCACCGAGGCCGAGGGCGGCCCGTTCGTCTTCACCGACGACCTCGATATCGCCAGCGACGGGCGCATCTACTTCACCGACGCCTCCAGCAAGTTCCAGCAGCCGGACTACCTGCTCGACCTGCTCGAAGGCCGCCCCTATGGCCGCCTGATGGTGTTCGACCCGGCCAGCGGCCAGACCCGGGTGCTGCTCAAGGACCTGTACTTCGCCAACGGCGTGGCCCTGTCGCAGAACGAGGACTTCGTGCTGGTCAACGAGACCTACCGCTACCGCATCCAGCGCTACTGGCTGAGGGGCGACAAGGCCGGCACCCACGACCTGTTCGCCGACAACCTGCCGGGCATGCCGGACAACCTGCAGGGCGATCGCGCCGGCACCTTCTGGGTGGCCCTGCCGACCCCGCGCAAGGGCGACGCCGACTTCCTGCAGAACCAGCCCTGGATCAAGGCCCAGCTGGCCAAGCTGCCGCGCGCGCTGTGGCCGAAGCCGGCCTCCTACGGCCTGGCCATCGCCCTCAACGAGCAGGGCGAGATCGTGCAGAGCCTGCACGACACCAGCGGCACCCACCTGCGCATGGTCACCTCGGTGAAACCGGTGGGCGACTACCTGTACCTGGGCAGCCTGGACAACGACCGGATCGGCAAGCTGAAGATCCGCTGA
- a CDS encoding sulfurtransferase → MPLAQLISATDLHARLQEPGLVVLDCRFALDDPGYGARSYAEGHLPGARFADLEHDLSGPKIKGLTGRHPLPDAAALVDRLRAWGIDNDSTIVLYDDGPGAFAARAWWLLAWLGKRDGVWLLDGGLKAWKEAGLALTTDMPAQRAGSFSGQPDHSLLLSATQLQQRLGASDLTLLDARALPRFRGEVEPLDPVAGHIPGAQCAVFTDNLGADGRFLPAEQLRVRFDALRGTRPMESLVAYCGSGVTACHNLFAMSLAGYPLAPLYAGSWSEWITDPARPVATGD, encoded by the coding sequence ATGCCGCTCGCCCAGCTGATCAGCGCCACCGACCTGCACGCCCGCCTGCAGGAGCCAGGCCTGGTGGTCCTCGACTGCCGCTTCGCCCTCGACGACCCGGGCTACGGCGCGCGCAGCTATGCCGAGGGGCATCTGCCCGGCGCGCGCTTCGCCGACCTGGAGCACGACCTGTCGGGGCCGAAGATCAAGGGCCTGACCGGCCGCCACCCGCTGCCGGACGCCGCCGCCCTGGTCGACCGGCTGCGCGCCTGGGGCATCGACAACGACTCGACCATCGTGCTGTACGACGACGGTCCCGGCGCCTTCGCCGCCCGCGCCTGGTGGCTGCTGGCCTGGCTGGGCAAGCGCGACGGCGTGTGGCTGCTCGACGGCGGCCTCAAGGCCTGGAAGGAAGCCGGCCTGGCGCTGACCACCGACATGCCTGCACAGCGGGCGGGCAGCTTCAGCGGCCAGCCGGACCACTCGCTGCTGCTGAGCGCCACGCAGCTGCAGCAGCGCCTGGGGGCCAGCGATCTGACCCTGCTGGACGCCCGCGCCCTGCCGCGCTTCCGTGGCGAGGTGGAGCCGCTGGACCCGGTGGCCGGGCATATCCCCGGCGCGCAGTGCGCGGTGTTCACCGACAACCTGGGCGCCGACGGACGCTTCCTGCCCGCCGAACAGCTGCGCGTACGCTTCGACGCCCTGCGCGGTACGCGGCCGATGGAGTCGCTGGTGGCCTACTGCGGCTCGGGCGTCACCGCCTGCCACAACCTGTTCGCCATGAGCCTCGCCGGCTACCCGCTGGCGCCGCTGTACGCGGGCTCCTGGAGCGAATGGATCACCGACCCGGCGCGCCCCGTGGCGACCGGCGACTGA
- a CDS encoding methyl-accepting chemotaxis protein, whose product MQLIQASLGRTDQAVGQLLRHNAAVEQAVQLIQALAKQTQLLALNASIEAARAGEHGRGFAVVAEEVRNLAQSTAAAASEITQAVAAIGQSMNHVRSEVDEHRELLGQGCACNLELAARLHQQADFSASHLEAFGAMRQALDEHTQANQALNQQLHEIGAALGQQSAQNRELHALTLYLTRRTSS is encoded by the coding sequence ATGCAACTGATCCAGGCCAGCCTCGGCCGTACCGACCAGGCCGTCGGCCAGCTGTTGCGTCACAACGCCGCCGTCGAACAGGCGGTGCAGCTGATCCAGGCCCTGGCCAAGCAGACCCAGCTGCTGGCCCTCAACGCCTCCATCGAGGCCGCCCGCGCCGGCGAGCATGGCCGCGGTTTCGCCGTGGTCGCCGAGGAAGTGCGCAACCTGGCGCAGTCCACCGCGGCGGCGGCCAGCGAGATCACCCAGGCGGTCGCCGCCATCGGCCAGTCGATGAACCACGTGCGCAGCGAGGTCGACGAGCACCGCGAGCTGCTCGGCCAGGGCTGCGCATGCAACCTGGAGCTGGCCGCGCGCTTGCACCAGCAGGCCGACTTCAGCGCCTCCCACCTGGAGGCTTTCGGCGCCATGCGCCAAGCCCTGGACGAACACACCCAGGCCAACCAGGCGCTCAACCAGCAGCTGCACGAGATAGGCGCCGCCCTCGGCCAGCAGAGCGCGCAGAACCGCGAACTGCACGCCCTGACCCTGTACCTGACGCGCAGGACCAGCTCATGA
- the cmoB gene encoding tRNA 5-methoxyuridine(34)/uridine 5-oxyacetic acid(34) synthase CmoB, whose product MIFSRLDLDALQQQLAGTPLQDWAAGLPGQLDAKLAVGHGDLERWYAAVEALPALVAERSELRETLRLDGTCDEATRAALQTALQGLIPWRKGPFELFGVHVDTEWRSDWKWSRVAPHLDLASKRILDVGCGNGYYMWRMLGAGADAVVGVDPNWLFLNQFLAVKNYLPDSPAWHLPLALEELPARLEGFDTVFSMGVLYHRRSPIDHLLDLKDKLLRGGELVLETLVVEGDAQQVLVPEDRYAMMRNVWFLPSVPALELWLRRAGFVDVRCVDVSTTSVEEQRATDWMRFQSLPEFLDPADHSRTVEGLPAPTRAVLLARKP is encoded by the coding sequence ATGATCTTTTCCCGCCTCGACCTCGACGCCCTGCAACAGCAGCTGGCTGGCACCCCGCTGCAAGACTGGGCCGCCGGCCTGCCCGGCCAGCTCGACGCCAAGCTGGCCGTCGGCCATGGCGATCTCGAACGCTGGTACGCCGCCGTGGAGGCGCTGCCGGCGCTGGTCGCCGAGCGCAGCGAGCTGCGCGAGACGCTGCGCCTGGACGGCACCTGCGACGAGGCCACCCGCGCCGCGCTGCAGACGGCCCTGCAGGGCCTGATTCCCTGGCGCAAGGGTCCCTTCGAGCTGTTCGGCGTGCATGTCGATACCGAGTGGCGCTCGGACTGGAAGTGGTCGCGGGTGGCGCCGCACCTGGACCTGGCCAGCAAGCGCATCCTCGATGTCGGCTGCGGCAACGGCTACTACATGTGGCGCATGCTCGGCGCCGGCGCCGACGCAGTGGTCGGCGTCGACCCCAACTGGCTGTTCCTCAACCAGTTCCTCGCCGTCAAGAACTACCTGCCCGACTCGCCGGCCTGGCACCTGCCGCTGGCGCTGGAGGAGTTGCCGGCCAGGCTGGAAGGCTTCGACACCGTGTTCTCCATGGGCGTGCTGTATCACCGCCGCTCGCCCATCGACCACCTGCTCGACCTCAAGGACAAGCTGCTGCGTGGCGGCGAACTGGTGCTGGAGACCCTGGTGGTCGAGGGCGATGCCCAGCAGGTGCTGGTGCCCGAGGACCGCTACGCGATGATGCGCAACGTCTGGTTCCTGCCCTCGGTGCCGGCGCTGGAGCTGTGGCTGCGCCGCGCCGGTTTCGTCGACGTGCGCTGCGTGGACGTGTCCACCACCAGCGTCGAGGAGCAGCGCGCCACCGACTGGATGCGCTTCCAGTCGCTGCCGGAATTCCTCGATCCGGCCGACCACAGCCGCACCGTCGAGGGCCTACCGGCGCCGACCCGCGCCGTGCTGCTGGCGCGCAAGCCCTGA
- a CDS encoding AraC family transcriptional regulator, with protein sequence MLNARLLRLDDQAHEHAHDYHQLVLSLSGRAEFEVDGCGGEVCRMRACLVPGDADHQFAGMGDNRMLILDLDERDTSPEDLSLLAELFESPRYPTLDADFQNLLSYAGAELARYGSDPHLARALGGVLLRALHLRLFGERGRSAVAGLDIGRLDAYIVEHLARRITVIELAQVACLSPSHFHAQFKDAVGLTPHQYLLKTRLDHAARLLRESPLPLVRIAEECGFSSQSALTTAMRRYLGLTPKRLRGLQ encoded by the coding sequence ATGCTCAACGCCCGTCTGCTGCGCCTGGACGACCAGGCCCATGAACATGCCCACGACTACCACCAGCTGGTGCTGTCGCTGTCCGGTCGCGCGGAATTCGAGGTCGACGGCTGTGGCGGCGAAGTGTGCCGGATGCGCGCCTGCCTGGTGCCGGGCGACGCCGACCACCAGTTCGCCGGCATGGGCGACAACCGCATGCTGATCCTCGACCTGGACGAGCGCGACACCTCGCCGGAGGACCTCAGCCTGCTCGCCGAGCTGTTCGAGAGCCCGCGCTACCCGACCCTAGACGCCGATTTCCAGAACCTGCTGAGCTACGCCGGTGCCGAGCTGGCGCGCTACGGCAGCGACCCGCACCTGGCCCGCGCCCTCGGCGGCGTGCTGCTGCGCGCGCTGCACCTGCGCCTGTTCGGCGAGCGCGGCCGCAGCGCCGTGGCCGGCCTAGACATTGGCCGCCTGGACGCCTACATCGTCGAGCACCTGGCGCGGCGCATCACGGTGATCGAGCTGGCCCAGGTGGCCTGCCTCAGCCCCAGCCATTTCCACGCCCAGTTCAAGGACGCCGTGGGCCTGACTCCACACCAGTACCTGCTCAAGACCCGCCTCGACCACGCCGCGCGCCTGCTGCGCGAGAGCCCGCTGCCGCTGGTGCGGATCGCCGAGGAGTGCGGCTTCTCCAGCCAGAGCGCGCTGACCACGGCCATGCGCCGCTACCTGGGGCTGACCCCCAAGCGCCTGCGCGGCCTGCAGTAG
- the cmoA gene encoding carboxy-S-adenosyl-L-methionine synthase CmoA: MKQQPDRLFAQPLDQVPDFVFNEDVAKVFPDMIKRSVPGYPTIVENLGVLAAQFAQPRSALYDLGCSLGAVTQALRRHVKADDCKVIAVDNSHAMVERCREYLHAQDAMFQELLPVEVIEADILALDFQPASLVALNFTLQFVAPEQRLELLTRIRQALLPGGALILSEKLRFADEAEHELLGELHLAFKRANGYSELEIAQKRSAIENVMKPDSLEQHRERLLAAGFSRVVPWFQCLNFASLIALP; encoded by the coding sequence GTGAAACAGCAGCCCGACCGACTCTTCGCCCAGCCCCTGGACCAGGTGCCGGACTTCGTGTTCAACGAGGACGTGGCCAAGGTCTTCCCGGACATGATCAAGCGCTCGGTGCCGGGCTACCCGACCATAGTCGAGAACCTCGGCGTGCTCGCCGCGCAGTTCGCCCAACCGCGCAGCGCCCTGTACGACCTCGGCTGCTCGCTCGGCGCGGTGACCCAGGCCCTGCGTCGCCACGTGAAGGCCGATGACTGCAAGGTGATCGCGGTGGACAACTCGCATGCCATGGTCGAGCGCTGCCGCGAGTACCTGCACGCCCAGGACGCCATGTTCCAGGAGTTGCTGCCGGTCGAAGTGATCGAGGCCGACATCCTCGCCCTCGACTTCCAGCCAGCCTCGCTGGTGGCGCTGAACTTCACCCTGCAGTTCGTCGCCCCCGAGCAGCGTCTGGAGCTGCTGACGCGCATCCGCCAGGCGCTGCTGCCCGGCGGCGCGCTGATTCTCTCGGAGAAACTGCGCTTTGCCGACGAAGCCGAGCACGAGCTGCTCGGCGAGCTGCACCTGGCCTTCAAGCGCGCCAACGGCTACAGCGAGCTGGAGATCGCGCAGAAGCGCAGCGCCATCGAGAACGTGATGAAGCCGGACAGCCTGGAGCAGCACCGCGAGCGTCTGCTGGCCGCCGGTTTCTCCAGGGTCGTGCCCTGGTTCCAGTGCCTCAACTTCGCCTCGCTGATCGCCCTGCCATGA